TATTATGCATTAGAGAATCATAAATCTTTTCCCACATTCCAATCTTGATGCCTAAAATGTGCTTTTCTTAACCTTATTCCCTTACTGTGGTATTTGATGGTCTCCTGTGAAGATATGAAGAATCCATGAAGGAATTAGTTTGCAATATACACATTCTAGAATCCTGTGCAGATATTATGAAGGTTACTGTTCACTTCTTTGCTTATTAGGTAATTGCTCCCACGCAAACTGGAAAACACACTGAAAAAAGGGAAAGCTATGGTGATGCCTTAATTATTGACCCATGGGGTACCATTGTTGGTCGCCTGCCAGGTAAAAATTTTCTTGGGTCTCTCACGCATAAAATCATTATTAGAGGTGTTAAATTGTTTTCTCACTGTGTCATATACCTGGAATTGGATTACCTGTCCATGTCAAGCATCCTTAGTGTTCAATGTGTATTGATAATCTCTGTGAGTTTGCTATACATTGGGAGGTCGAAAGTAAAGTTCCTATCTTGAAGAATGAACTAAACATGACTATAAAATATGGACCGACACCAAATTCAAGTCTATGGCTATGAAGGACAATGGATGCAGCAAAAACTGTGCCCAAAGCCAGATACATGGATCTAATGATACCATCTTGTGAGACTGAAACCTTGCAAATGTAATCTAGGATTCCCATGTCTGCGATGTCAGCAGTTTGCATCTTCTCTTCTGGTGTATGATTAGTTGAGATGAGAGTATGTGTTACCGAACATAATGTGGTTATTGATTGCTAAGTTGATCAACTAGATAGAAGTTATAActtgtgatgtttttttttgtgatgttgTAGACCGATTAATGACTGGGTTGGCTATAGCGGAGATTGATTTGTCACTTGTGGATTCAGTGCGAATGAGAATGCCACTGTCTGAGGTAAATCCTTGCAAAAGAACAAGATCATTCCTTCCTTTGTTGGGAAAGCATACAATGAATTGGCCCAATAACATCATGGACAATTTACTCAGCCTCTGGAAGGCATACTGTTACTGCTTTTTGCCAATTTGCGTCCATTCATCTTGAGTTCCTTACTTCCCTGCTGAGGGATTTCAAACCCTGATGCTGATAAGAGATGTGGTTATCTTAAAACAATTAAGCACTGTCAAGGATAACTTTGTATGGTTTATCCTCAAACTTTGCAGGGTGCCTTTAAGGCGGAAGACACTCTGAATAGAGCGTTCATATACTAACAATGTTTTgctattttccctttttcagcaTCGCAGACCACAAATCTACCGGAACGCATCCTGCATATGAAGGGCTTGAACAGTTATTAGTTGGATACCAATGCTGTGGCTGCGGCACTAGTGGTTCCCATTCCTGTAAATCAATCtgcttgtaagttgtaacaccCAACATGTAGGATGAACACGAAAGGGTGGAAATTTCTGTGATGGGAATCAGCTGCTGAAGCAATATCTGGAGGAAGCAACGGCAATTTAATTTACATTTATAATAAACATGAAGATTGTAAGACTACCGGTTCATCTTTTCTGAGTGACggaattgaaaataaattaaaaaaattaataattgaagatttccttttcatattctctccctctcgtctctttcttcaaaaggaaaacaagataCTGGAAATTAACGTCTTTTTTCCCAGTAAAAGATCAATATCCTGCCTTGTTTAACAAGTCAACAGCCATCTATTCACGTTTGGCCAAATTAAGTGTCCTTCACTAAGAGGAAGCATCCATTCTGCTAATTTAGTTGAGTGCAGGAGCTACTTACATTATAAATCGAACAAACAGTTCAAGTTTCAAAAGAGAATTCTCCTGGACGATATTTTAAAACCGACTGGCAGTTATCTATCATCATTCGGAAACAtcataaataatgaaaaaagcATTACCATAGAGAAAATGGGAGGTTTTAGCATACAAGCCAAACCACTACAGAGAAGTGAAGATTGCTTTTGTTTTGGTTGCTTCCCAACAAGATATTTTTCAAGTGACGCAAATATCATGGCTTTTAGCATAACCAGACAATTCACCCGTCCTTGATGTAAAGCACGTCTTCTGTGTCTGCTCCTGATCTTTACTCTCTGCTCCAGGCTCAGGTTGTTCCCTGCCCTTTCGCCCCCCAGTTTGTCCATTCTGCTGCATTTCATGGGTGCTCTTGCTCCACGAGCGCCTATTTATGCAAGAACCgtcatatacacatacacaaaagatttgtatatatgtgtgtgtgtgtgtacgggtGAGGGATAGAGAAAGGCCTACACTCCCTCTGTGATCCCGAAACcggcaatttttttctttttaaaagttaaaacattttGCTGCTGCATCAGCTGGCGAACTAGCCAAGGAGAATTCATGGCCGTCgcggttttcaaaatttgaaccaTGAAATGATACAATGGTGTGCAGCCTTGCAGTGGATGAGATCTAACTGAGCAGGAGTCTTTAGAGTTTAGAATGATCTGTGTACCATGTAATTGCACTTAATTATGCTTAATATACTATAAAGCTGAAATGTTGAGATTTGGGAACTTCAGAGTCTCACGTCTCATTAGTTTAAAAGGTTGTCAGTATTGCACCTCGTGAAAATAGCAAACAATTTTTAGAGAAATTATAAGAAAACATACTTAATGGTTTGACAATAAAAACATCTGCAATTTCACTACTGCAAAAAGAACACCACTAAAAATAAGCATCTAAAAATTCATCAACCCAAAAAATTATTCCCTCCATAATTGATGGCCTACCAGTGTGCGTCCAACATTCTAAATATGCTGGACACGTATAGTACATTATACACACAAACTGAGAAACTAGCATACTTAAGTAGTCTCATACTATTcatcttttaaatatttttaaaatttttattacttCTAataaatttctatgtattttttaaCTTTGAGAAAATACAGTGACATTTTTTACGAATCCATTGACTCATAGCACTAAATAAACCCTTCACTTCAAATTTCAGTTTAATTTACAACACTCACAATTATAATAGTCTGATTAGGCGCCTTGCTTTTGAGCAAAAGagcatatttcttttttgaaaaagaaaaaacggcAAACATTATTAAGAACATGgcattaaagaaaaagaaaaaagaaaaaaagaaaagaaaagtcaccaacatttttttggttactttaatcaattaaatgctAGAGTCTGATCGGAGAAGCCGACCCTTTTTCTCAGCCGGCCGATCCACATTGATGTGACCTTGCCTCTGCATATTAGGTCAGACTCAGCTCAATATTGCCGGCGATTTAGAATAAAATCGAATCTAGTACACAAAAAAACATTAGCTAAATTTACCTCTAACTATTTAAGAGATTAGCacaagaatgaaaacaagacGAGCCATCTATGTGACTCCTACTCCGACCAGCCACTTTGTTTATGTTCAAAAGAAAcgaattttcaaaaagaaaatcatggtgCTCAGTTAGCTTCAAAGGTTATCAACTTAAATTACAACATTGAAGATCCTTACCCACCTTTCAGAATTCGATTATCTCCGGCGTTAGACTTGTCAGAACGCTGCGTTTAATTATTTTGGGCAGTTCGAATGCCATAGCCCCCCTGGGTTGGCATTCATGATGAAGTGGATGCCGCCATTTAAGTTGGAGCAGCAGGGACTGTCTCTGACTCTCTGCTCAAGGCTTTGAAATACGAGAGAACAGCAAATactacttttcctttttttattaaagacaACGCTCGTTTTCGTCGGTTCCTTTTCAgacttttcccctttctttcaCTTGGAATTTCTCGAATTGGGAGATTGACACACCCAACGCTATGATCTTGGAGAAACAATCATGCGCAGATGAAGATGTAGCGGAATGGGCAGAGCCTAGACCTGGGCTCGGTCCGGAGTGAAGCCCTTCGAACCAGAGACGAGCCATTTTGGCCATGGGGCGCAGATGCGCGTCCCCCTGAACCAAGGCAGCAGCATGCTCAGGATGCGTGAAGCATGAGCTTGTGAGAGCTAAATACAGGGAAGCATGAATGCATTGTTACCTGGTGGTGTTGGTGAGACCGAACTCGAAGGAGAGGAGATCGAGGGACTCGAGCTTCTTGATGGCGCTTCTGAACGCCCTCTCCGCCTTCCTCACCAGCTCCACCTCTTCCTCCAACCGCCTCTCCAACTGCATCACCTGAAAGACCAGGAAACGGGGCAAACCCACCACCATTAGTTAGATTTGAGCAGCATCGATGAATAAAGCGAAGGTGGCAGTGgatgagaaaaaggaaaaagaggaagggGAATGGAAAAGTAGCAGATACCCTTTTCTGCAATCTGTCGACCTCAGCCAAGGCTGCTCTCGACTCCATTCTTTCTGCTAGCAACCTTCTCTGCAAGCAGTCGATGGTGAAAGAAGCTCTGTGCTCCTTCATTCGGAGCTCCTCTGCTTCTTCCACGCTCTTTGACAGCGGTATGTACGTGCATCTAGACATTGCTTATAGGAAAGcccgcctctctctctcgctttctctcctAGATCTTATGTGAGAGCCAGGCCTTTATCCAAGacgagagacagagagagagaaaggcgcCAAAGGCAGACCGTGAAACCTGCCCCGTTGCCTCTCGTGATGGTGCTCCTGTCCCGCTTTTAccgtttttttcttaaatttcccTGGagatccatttttttctttaaaaatattaaacCTAAGTCTCACATTCTTGCTGTGGAATGGTAACTTTTAAATTAAAGGAAAAGTTGAAATGAGAAAATAACAAGTTTGCATAAGGAATTTCCAAAATTTACACATTTCCCCTAACTTAATACATCTTGGTTTCATTGGGGGGTCTTCTTTTGGGGGCGGACAAAGTGAATAAATAAGCAAATTATATAAGTGTCTCCGTGTTTTCAATTATAAACGAAAAGGTAAGCCTTGAAATGGAATTTTTCGGTCCTTTATGAGAGAGAATCTTTCTACTTCTTCGGCTCTCATTTCATTTGCCCGGAGCAGATTTCAATGACTAATATTTAGCCAAGTACTTCATCTTCAATTACCAATTGCCACCTCCCTCTTACGCGCCCTCCCTGCCGCACACTCGGCTTGAGGAATGAGCACAGTGTCCTTCCCTAAACCCAAGTTCTATTCCCATTTTCTACTtcaataaacaaataataagtTTTTTTGATCTCATGCTATCGAAACCCCTTCTTCTAGTTCGTTCGTGCTTAGTTCCCTTTTTAAAACTTTACTTTTAAAAAGTTAAGGAAGCTGTTGGGGGTAgagttagatttttttttttataaattattaaatatataatttaacaaattttcagttgAACTTGGACCAAGAACTCCAACCCTATAAAGCTAGCTACTTCATATAACTAAACTTTTTTTGGTTCATAGTAAACGGAAACACCACCTCTTCCGCCCCTTTGGAGGATTAGccgagtgagttcgagtcatGGTTGACAGTGGCGAGGACGTAAATTTTTCCGGAAAGTTGGAAGGTTGTCAGTGGAAGCTCAAAAAAATTGCATGCGGTGTCGCGTGACTAATATCATTCTCTGTCGAAACGTTTCCCGTCACTGTTGGTCTCCAGACAGAGAATGTCCGTTGGTGGATTTCCCCATTCTGGACCCTCGTTCGATCCAGATTGGAGTCCCAGAATTGGTTCCGAACGTGAGTGGTCTGGATTCAGATATGTAATGTATATTGCTTCGGATATGGATAATTCGAATATTTTGGAACTTGAAACTTTGCTCAATGGGATCATCCAAAACCCGAGAACCATGTCTTAAAGGACGATCATCCCTAAATTAGACTTCAATCCTTCTCCTTTTTTATATCTACTTAAGCCAAATTTTTCTTGGAAGCAGTTGCTCGGCCACAGGTTCAAGTTGTAAATGGATTGGAAATATCTGATTATGGATCCAATATTGAATCCACTTAATTAATGTGTCTACTGCTTAGATTTGGGTTGGATGTGCAGTTTTAGAGCTGAGCCCAAATTCGAACACAATATTCATATGAGACTTGATAAAGGTCTGACTTGATTGCATACTAATATTAGATCTAATGCTagcccaaatccaaattcagttGCATAGAAACAGATTAAgtcaaattcaataaaatctgGACCCAAACTATTTACAAACCCTACCCAGGTTGTAGACTCAGTTCATTATTTACCTTGTGGAATGATGCAGTGTGCCGTAGCTTGATTGTTAAGGGAACAACCGAGTTTGGACAACACCATGAGATTCATTCCGTGGGTTGCTCATCATAAAAAGGTACAAAAAGATGTAATCATGGGTCAATCCAGCTTAATGTTTCATGAGAACATTTCTTAACCTAATTTTGTTCAATGTCCATCGACATGGCCAAGTGGCTGGGATCCGCCTCAAAGGGGAATTCGGCACTGAGAGGCAAGATGGTCCACTAACAAGGAGTTTAGGTTACAATATTCATAGTCGTTGTCAAGTTCTCACTGCACTCCTTTCCTGAACCATAAAGATCCCGAAACATGCTTTGTGAACCCCAGGAAAGAGAGGCAAGAGCAGCACA
This window of the Nymphaea colorata isolate Beijing-Zhang1983 chromosome 2, ASM883128v2, whole genome shotgun sequence genome carries:
- the LOC116247180 gene encoding uncharacterized protein LOC116247180 — its product is MSRCTYIPLSKSVEEAEELRMKEHRASFTIDCLQRRLLAERMESRAALAEVDRLQKRVMQLERRLEEEVELVRKAERAFRSAIKKLESLDLLSFEFGLTNTTRRSWSKSTHEMQQNGQTGGRKGREQPEPGAESKDQEQTQKTCFTSRTGELSGYAKSHDICVT